One genomic window of Elaeis guineensis isolate ETL-2024a chromosome 2, EG11, whole genome shotgun sequence includes the following:
- the LOC105056645 gene encoding zinc finger AN1 and C2H2 domain-containing stress-associated protein 16: MGTPEFPDLGKHCNVDDCRQIDFLPFTCDRCNKVFCLEHRSYTKHLCPNANQQDVTVLVCPLCAKGVRLVPNEDPNITWESHVNCDCDPSNYQKATKKKRCPVPGCKELLTFSNTLRCRDCTKEHCLKHRFGPDHKCPGPKKQDSGFRFVGLLNRSQKRESPSNNCSNGSSWWGSSLLTAASNLRASAEAGMQKLSDATTQALQRAKDGTAPSSSGGALVEQCTQCPARFSTVSALIEHAEKSHQRNTQPVHSRVMIDVCPKCSRGFRDPVLLVEHVERDHGGSSTA; the protein is encoded by the exons ATGGGAACGCCAGAGTTCCCCGATCTTGGTAAGCACTGCAACGTTGATGACTGCCGGCAGATCGACTTCTTGCCTTTTACGTGCGATCGGTGCAACAAG GTATTTTGTCTGGAGCACAGAAGTTACACCAAACACCTCTGTCCAAATGCAAACCAACAGGATGTGACTGTCTTAGTGTGCCCACTATGTGCTAAAGGAGTTCGCTTGGTTCCAAATGAAGACCCTAATATCACATGGGAGTCTCATGTGAACTGTGACTGTGACCCATCAAACTATCAGAAAGCAACCAAAAAAAAGCGGTGTCCTGTTCCTGGCTGCAAAGAACTACTAACTTTCTCTAACACGTTAAGATGTAGAGACTGCACCAAAGAACACTGCTTGAAGCATAGATTTGGGCCTGACCACAAGTGTCCTGGACCAAAAAAACAGGATTCTGGCTTTCGGTTTGTTGGTCTGCTAAATAGGAGTCAGAAACGTGAGTCACCATCAAATAACTGTTCAAATGGTTCCTCATGGTGGGGTTCAAGCTTGCTTACTGCAGCATCAAATTTGAGGGCTTCTGCTGAAGCGGGCATGCAGAAACTGAGCGATGCAACCACCCAAGCTTTGCAAAGGGCAAAGGATGGAACTGCACCCAGCAGTAGTGGTGGTGCACTTGTGGAGCAGTGTACTCAATGTCCAGCAAGGTTCTCCACTGTGTCTGCTCTGATTGAGCATGCTGAAAAATCTCATCAGCGCAACACTCAGCCAGTTCATAGTAGGGTGATGATCGACGTGTGCCCCAAATGTAGCAGAGGATTTCGAGATCCAGTATTGTTGGTGGAGCATGTTGAGAGGGATCATGGAGGGTCTTCAACTGCTTAA